ATTGAGACACTGCTTTCCCTTGATAACCGCCCGCTCAACATCGCTCGCGATAAAATGAAACGTCTGATTGTCGATTGCCGCCATTTCGCTACGCTGTTATCCACAGTGTTACGTCATAGGGGGATACCTGCACGCAGTCGCTGGGGATTTGCCACATATCTTGAGGAGACACACTATCAAAATCACTGTCTCTGTGAATACTGGGACGCCAAAGAAGGCCGGTGGGTGCTGGAGGATCCCGATATAGAGATGCATGACGTGTCGTCTGATCAGTTCATTGCAGCAGGACGAGCCTGGCAGATGTGCCGCGAGGATCAAAATAATGGGACTCTTTTCGGTTTTGGACGTCATCCTCGTGGACAAGGGCTGTCTAAGGTTCGTGGAATACTGGTGGGCGACTTGGCGGCTCTCAACGGCTTTGAGATGCTTTCCGATGACTGGTGGGGGCTGTTGCTTAAGAATAATAAGGATGTGACTAAAGACGATACCGCTTTGTTAGATCGGGTAGCCGCGTTGACGTTGACAGATGAAGAATTCGACAAGCGACGAGAATTGTATGAAAATAGCGAAGCATTGCGGGTACCCGCTATCATTGAGACTCACGCTCCAAGGGATAGCCGTCATATTTACATCGACTGGCAAAAGGAAGCTTGAGAGCTGTTTTTCTAAAGGATGACCTATTGAAAGTTAGACCTATCTCTCAAGATGAACTTGAGC
This genomic window from Gemmatimonadota bacterium contains:
- a CDS encoding transglutaminase domain-containing protein encodes the protein IETLLSLDNRPLNIARDKMKRLIVDCRHFATLLSTVLRHRGIPARSRWGFATYLEETHYQNHCLCEYWDAKEGRWVLEDPDIEMHDVSSDQFIAAGRAWQMCREDQNNGTLFGFGRHPRGQGLSKVRGILVGDLAALNGFEMLSDDWWGLLLKNNKDVTKDDTALLDRVAALTLTDEEFDKRRELYENSEALRVPAIIETHAPRDSRHIYIDWQKEA